DNA from Tripterygium wilfordii isolate XIE 37 chromosome 4, ASM1340144v1, whole genome shotgun sequence:
CTAGCAACTTGAATAATTTGTTTTCGACTTTGCTTTATTTTAGATACTGGTCAGTTTATTTTCCATTTTAACTTTAGCTAAGGAAGGCTATTATTAGTATAATAAAAGTTCTATTAGAATAACAAATTTCGAATATGTTTTTGCATATTAGACAATATATAGGAAACAGAAAAACATGTCCAATTTCTTAGCCATCTGACCTATAAAAAGCTAATGCTGATCACACTTCAAAAAATTTGGCCATACTCCTTCTCACATCAAATTTTATGATACTTTAACAAGTCTATGATTTAGGGCCTTTCGCTGTTAATTACTCGTGGCCAACTTTCAGAATTTGCAACTCTCTTGAGACGAAATATGAGAGAGACAACAATAAAGATGGGAACAGTTGTAGTGTGATGTAAAGAGGATTggaatcaaaatttaacaaactCATTGAGCAAACATGCATACATATTATAGCTGTCAGAAATTCATATCAAATATTAGGTTCACTTGCTACTTGACGTTGCAAAACAAGAGTTATACATGAGGGAAACAGTTGGTTACTTGCCATCAGAGTTTATAAGAAGATTGCCTTGAGATATTTCAGAGGAAAGGTATTCCTAGTCTCTTCAGAATTGGACTTTAGCGCAAGCATTATCTCCACTGCAATACGCCTACTTTGCATAGACCTACAATGAGAGCCATAATAACAGATAACCATCAAATTACCTCAGTTCTAAGTCTTGATATTGCACATAAGTACAGTAAACCACACAATGTTATTTGAATAGTTTACACAATTATAAATCCGTAAATGGCAAGGAAAAAATCAAGTTTcatatgaaaatatttcaagCACAGACTGTCCTAGTCCTAGCAAGGTAGTTTTAGAAAGCCTACACTGAACACTGAAAACTAAAAATGGAAAGAGAAGCCGAGCACAGAGCTCTTCACATAATCAAAAATACGATCAACACATTTGATTCGATTGTGAACAATGTGACAATTATTGCTCAAGGATCAACCACATCAGGCTTTCAATCAAAGGAATTTGTACATTGTCTCCAATAGTATATGACaacaaatcataaaaaaaaaaatgacaacagAATCAATCAGTCAAGGAATACATTACACGTATAGCTGTTGACACAAAACAAATACACACAAAAGAAGCACTTGTTATGATAAAGATGGTGAGTGAGTATACACCAATGAGAATATTAATTGCATGTCACAAGATAAATTAAGAACAACTGAATTCTAAGAAGCTTGCATAGCTTAATTCTCACAAGTCGTTTATCAATCAACCCAATGCGTATGCCAATTCCAAGATACGACTTAACACTGCACACAATAGTTTCCATTTTATCCGTAAAATCACTAGAGGCAGACAATTACGTGATCCAAACTCACTTTCTTTTACTTCCAATCTTTGGATCTCAAACAAGAGAGTATAACATCTTCCTGACAGAATTAGCACAATGCTCTTTTAGAGTTTCACTTCTCAGTCAACATATAGAGAGTcatgaaaagaaagggaaatgGCACTCTTTAGGTCCTCAACCCAAATGAAAACTAACAATGTAACAATCATGTAAATAAAACCCACAACTTCATTCAACAGATCGGATATACAAACAACCAATTAACACTTAAAAAAACATGAATTTAGCAGAAACAAAGGACTTCACCTCACTACGGAAGCTTCCCAGATCGGAAAACCGCAAACTTGGACATCTCCGAGTAAGAATACTGGATCCCATACTCATTCAAGAACCCCTCCAGCACTTTCTTGACCCCTTCAGGATCCTCACTCTCACATTCCACCTCATAGCAAGTACCAAACACATACTTGGTCTCATCCACCTCCAGCTTCAACCCCTTCCAATCAAACACCTCCCTCAAATTCTCAAAACCCCCCAAACCCACAAACCCGTCTCCCTCCAGAATCCCAAACTCCTCCTTACACCTCCTCAAGATCCTCGATTCAATCGTATTCAGTCTCAGCGGTTCCACAACGCAGCTGCGTCCAACAGACGCCTCGATCTCCTCCTCGTCCTCCTCAACGCGACTGACGCCGTCGATCAACACCGGCTTTGCCTTGAGGGATATAATGCAGCGAGAATCGTTGTCCAGGAATCGGAGGCGGAGAACGGCGCGTTGGGAGGCGAGAGCGCCAGAGGCAGTGTCGAAAAAGTTGTTCTCTTGGTTCAGGGTCTTGATGTGGAACGGTGAGAGTAGCTTCGTCAGGCGTTTGTAAGTATCGGCTTCGGGGAGCCGCAACTTCACCTCCACCTCCATATCTACGGACGGAGGCTGTGCGATGCTATTTTATGACGGGGGAAGACCAATTCGATGGGATTTAGAGGAAGGGTTCTGTTGGGTTCGATCGAGGAGGTGGAGAAGAGAGGatgtagaggaagaagaggcgGCTGCGGCGGAGGCGGCACGGCTGCGGACTTCTTCGAGTTCTTCTCTGTCTTCTATCTTGACTTCAATCTTGCTTGGTTTCTTTCTCAGCATCTTCTTCCCTCGATAAGAAGAGCAGAGCAGGCCTTGGCGGACACAAATGCTGAATACCTTGATACGATTCGGTAAGCCCTGGATGGGCCTACAGAGGCCCAGGCCCAGTCAGTGATGCAAATGGGTAAGGCTTTTTATCAAACGTTTGCTGGGCATTCACAATATCTGCGGAGATGAAGGCACACAGCACAATGAACAGCATGCACAAAATTGAAAAGAATGAATGATAGCAAGCTAAAGAAAGGGTAATTAGTCCGACAGTTTAGGTGTAGAAGAGTGATGAAGATCTTTTGTCTTTGGAAAAATTGGGTTGAACTCTTGAATAGGTGCATAGCACAAGCCAAAACacattaaaggaaaattttagtCACaacccattttttactaaagacactcAGTCAACTGCATTTTACAAGGGATAGTCAACTCAAATTAGGGTGTGTTTAGTAAAAactggggtgtgactaaagtttctcCACATTAAAATATTGCCGTAGACCCAGTCGAGTAGTCGTGGCCTTTTTTAAACGGCCCACTAAACCCAAAGCTCATGCCGCGCTAAGCACGCCTAAACTAATCCAATAGTTTAGTTGGCCGAGGCCTACCTATCCTATGTTCTATGTGTTGTAGAAGAGTGATGAAGAACTTTTGTCTTCGGAGAAGTTGTGTTAAACTCTTGAATAGATTCGCAACACAAACTCAAACACATTAATATATTGTCCGCTCTGGATCAAGGTCTGCATAGATTTGTTCATCCAGACCCAATATTCTTGCTTAGGATCGGAAAATCGATCTTAGTAGATTAGATTGTCGGTTCTCCTTATCTATTGCCGCTCCTCCCTCATTCTCCTCGATGTGAGATCTTATCAAAGAGCCACCACCAGTTCCTAGTGAAATTCAAGTTTTTAACACCACATTGCTTCCACATTTACTGGCACCAAATTTCGGTTAACACAATGCGCCAAACCTTTCCACACACAAGTCCAACATTAATTCCTGCTACTTCAAACTACTTAGATGTTGTAGTAATTCTTCACTAAACAGAAGAGACTTCAATTCCATAGTAAAAGCAGCTAGAAAACTGTTGTAAGCATCAAATTCAGAAGTAATTCCAACTCAAGaaccttgaaagttgaaacactATAAATACCCACCTCCACTTTCCTCTTACCCATCAACAAACCATCCTGAGCAGCAAATCCCAATAACTCTAATTAGTAACACTAGAGTTTCAATTTCAATGGCAGAAGTGTCACCAAGAACACTGGCTATGGTGCTAACCATAGGATGCATGTCCATATTTGCCCCAGCAGGACTAGCCCAGCTACTGCCTTTCCCTCCCCTACCACCCCTGCCATTTGGTATTGGTGCTAACCCACAATGTTGGTCATCCATTACAGGGATACAAGGCTGTGTTCTTGAGATTATTACTTCATTCACAACTGGTAAAATTGGTGTTATTGGCCCTGCCTGTTGTACTGCCATCACTAACATTCAATCTGATTGCTGGCCTAAATTGTTCCCATTGAACCCATTCTTCCCAGCTGGGCTAAAGACCTTTTGTGCTGCACCTACCCCGCTCCGGCCGAGCATCGCTCACAAGTTGGAGCCAGAGCTGAAGAAAGAACAGACTGAAATCACAGAATGCTGGTCATCTGTTGCAAACATAACTGACTGTGTTGCACGGATTGTTAAGGCTTTTACCACTGCACAAACTGGTGGTATTGGACCTGCTTGTTGCGAGGCAGTAATTAGTACTATTGACAACAATTGCTGGGCTAAGATGTTCCCTTTCAATCCATTCTTTGGTCCTTTGATCAAGAGTGCTTGTGCTACATCGATAGGAGATTCACCTTCACCTCCATCAAAGTGAAACTGAAGAAGCTCTAACTAGCTACTAGAATAATTTGTTTagactttattttatttttcatattggtCAGTTTAATTATTTACCATTTTGAATTTAGCTAAGGAAAGTTATTCTTAGTATAATAAAAGTTTTAATTGTTAGAATAACAATATGTTCTTTTTGGTGCATGGTTGATGCAGTGTGCTCTTTGAGGCAGAAAATTAAACACACGAAGATGAAAGACAACTCTTCCACAAACCTAAATTGACCAACAAATTAGGAATATGGGGAAATCAGCTATCGCTCTCAAACAGCTGTTATTTAATATAAAACTTcaataacaaaaattattttacGTCAGTGTAAGTTGTAAGCTTAAATAATAAACCTAAACCAAACCCCAAAACATTCTTAattggaaacaaatacttaaaataaacaaatcctaataaaaaatatacttaaTTGCTAAAAATATTAATTGTGTAACAAACAATAGACTTcctaataccaaaataaaatattaataaataattaattttgattttttttttccatctgcaTGAATGGTCCATTGATCATAGTTATTAATTCTTATTATCATTTAATGTCATACTACaatattttatcaaaaaaatgtacTTGCTAGTGTTCATAACCACCAAAATTATCtcaagaaaatataaattaattgaaaagttaaaataattaacataatCTAGTGGTTAAGTATATCTAGTCTAGCTATCGGATTGAATAATCTAGAGATATTATCAACattaatcaaatttaacataattttgttATTATGGATATATTCAAATGCAACTTCTCTCTATCCATTAAACCCTATAAAAGGCCATAAAACCATTGGATCAATCACTTGCCTTTTGCTACCCAAAATTGTTCACTTCAAAGATGATGAAGATTGCTGCTGTCTTGCTCCTCCTAGCATGTCTCACACAACAAGCTCTGGGTGCTGCCAATGTTGATGCTGATGATAAGGCTGGGCCACCCATGCCATCTTTCCCATGGATTCACAGGCCCTGGTTTCCATGGATCCGCCCGCGCCCGTACCCACGCAGGCCATTCTTCCCAATGCCACCATTGCCGGCCCGCCACTGGCCCAAGCCCAGTCCTGACGCGTCCAAGCCCGATCCAGCAATCCAAAAATGTTTCACCGATAAGTTTGAAGAGGGAAAATGTGTTGGTGAAATTAGGGCATCATATTGGAACAAGAAAGTGAGTGTTGGTAATGATTGTTGCAAGATTGTTCAACAAGTCAGTGATGATTGTGCCAAATCTGCCTTCAAGGGCTATGACAATCCCTACTTTGGTGAAGTTTTGAAGCACTTTTGTGCTAAGAAggcttaattaatttattagaccATGATTTGGAGGACTAATTTGgtttcttaatttgtttttctttgatttccagTGTTTATTTGGGTCACTAATTAGGCATTTTGGTATGCTTTCTTTAGTGATTTAGGTTTTCTTGTATGGAAGATCTCCTTCCCTTTGTTTCCAATGTTTCTTGTCTTTGCTATTATATGAATAATAATTTGtctttatttaaattaatatttctcATTCTAGCTCATATGTATGGGCCGAATCACCTGAGGCAGCCCACACCTGGTGGCCTCGGCCCAAATGGTCAATACCCAACTACCAATGATGGCCCACTAATGACCCAAACCCAACCCCAAGACCTAAATAATTTATCTTGGGCTTGATAATTTTATCATATGCTAGCATAGTGTATTTTCGAAATAAATTCGTTGGTCGAGCTTATATTTTGTAGGGTTTAGTGTCAAACAGACCATTTAATGGACCTTTAATTGGCACTAAACAAGAAAACCCAGGTCAGTTAAAAGTAATTTTTACTGTACCAATTTAATTAGGGATTTATTCTGTATGCCCTATAAAGTATAAATCCACCATCTCTAATCTCTATTAAATGGCACTAAAATGCAGTAATCGGTTAAAACAAAATTGAATGTAGCAAACTTAATTTAGGATTTATTGTTTCTGGTCTATAAAGCCCATATTTTGTATTTATCAACTGGCGTTAAAAGAAATTCAATGTAGCAAAGTAATTAGGAATTTTATGGTTTCTGCCCTATAAAAATCCACTCAATTCCTAACTTCTTTTTCTCATCAAACCAACCAAAGATGGCTCAAGTTACAGTATCTTCAAAAGCAATTTCACTACTGATGCTGTTCATGTTGTTTTCATCAGGATTAGGGCATTCGACAACACCGACAATTTTCGGGACAGACCCAGATGTTCTCAACTGTGTTTGGACAATAGAAAGTGTCAAACTAGGTTGTTCCCAGGAGATCTTGATGTCATTCTTAAGCCTGCAGCCCAGATTGATTGGGATTGCTTGCTGCCAGGGCTTTGTGAAAGTTGACCAGAAGTGTTGGCCTAAAATGTTCCCTTTGAACCCCTTCTTCCCTCCTTTCCTCAAGAAGTATTGCCTTGAAGTCCTTCTGCATGAGAAGGGGAAATAAATCGAGTCCGGTTATCGGTCGGTCGATCTCTTCTAGGGTTTAGGCATGGATGATGGAGATTAAAAAAGGTTATGAAAATTATCAGCATAAGGTTTATTTTTagttctgttttatttttctcttttttagtaGAATAATGTTTTAGTCTTCTCACTTATAATAAGATggcagtttttcttttttagtaataagatttttttttcttcttatctatTAATAGAATTTATCATCTATtatagaaaaaagaagagaggatgACATATAATATAAAAACTTATAATTCTATTGATATTTAACTACTAAATTTATTAATTGcaagcaaaataaaatttaaataaacagAATAAAATCCCATCTAACACAACTAAGAACTTGAAACCTATAAACTATAAACAAAACTAGTACTATATGTTCATGACCTAGAATCATTAATTCCTACACAAGAACACAAAGAATTGTGATACTCATTTCTGTCTTTCTCAAATCGTATATCTCATAGAGACTCATCCTTCCTTTTTATAGCACTCGAAAATGAATGTTTCCTTTTCTCATAACGATGTGATTCCTCGTATCATTGTATCGTTcagatttttaataaatataagaaaatacgTTTTACAgtcttaataaaataaatactattatttaaaaagatagaaaaaaaaatcagtaagTCGTTTTGAAACCAAAGTCCTAAAGACCCatctttataaatatatatatatatatatatatatattataataggATTGGCACTTATGTTTAGGGCACAATTCCTAAAACCTCAATCACTATCCTATCCTTCAACTCATATTCAAAACACACATAAAAATTCTTTTAATTATACTATATAAACATTAACACGTTTTAtcgaaagaaaaaagagaggatgACATTTGATATAAGAACTGATGGTTCTATTATTAATTAActactaaaataattacaagcaaaataaaatttgaaaaaccaattaaaatCCAACACGACTATTAACTTGAAAACTATAAACAAAACTAGTCCTACAGATTCATGACCTAGAACCATAATTGCTACATAACCTAATATTTTCAAAGGCTGattaataatcaaaattaatagTAATGCTAGCTTAATTATTGTTGTTTCCCAAAGCCCGATTGAGAACCGAAAAATGAAATCTTGAACTGTAAGGATTCCAGAATATCCCAATTTGGTCACCGATCGCCAACCTCCTCCTCTTCACAAACTCCTTAGTCCATTCACCATTAAAAATATAACTATTTGATGATGTCCATCTCTTGAACTCCAATTGATGTTCAGTTCCTGTATCATGATCCCAAATCGTAACCCGCACGCCGCCACCTTCGACTTCATCAGCATCATCAAACAATGGCAAGATAT
Protein-coding regions in this window:
- the LOC119997108 gene encoding triphosphate tunnel metalloenzyme 3 isoform X2, whose protein sequence is MEVEVKLRLPEADTYKRLTKLLSPFHIKTLNQENNFFDTASGALASQRAVLRLRFLDNDSRCIISLKAKPVLIDGVSRVEEDEEEIEASVGRSCVVEPLRLNTIESRILRRCKEEFGILEGDGFVGLGGFENLREVFDWKGLKLEVDETKYVFGTCYEVECESEDPEGVKKVLEGFLNEYGIQYSYSEMSKFAVFRSGKLP
- the LOC119997108 gene encoding triphosphate tunnel metalloenzyme 3 isoform X1 — its product is MEVEVKLRLPEADTYKRLTKLLSPFHIKTLNQENNFFDTASGALASQRAVLRLRFLDNDSRCIISLKAKPVLIDGVSRVEEDEEEIEASVGRSCVVEPLRLNTIESRILRRCKEEFGILEGDGFVGLGGFENLREVFDWKGLKLEVDETKYVFGTCYEVECESEDPEGVKKVLEGFLNEYGIQYSYSEMSKFAVFRSGKLP
- the LOC119997037 gene encoding uncharacterized protein LOC119997037; translated protein: MAEVSPRTLAMVLTIGCMSIFAPAGLAQLLPFPPLPPLPFGIGANPQCWSSITGIQGCVLEIITSFTTGKIGVIGPACCTAITNIQSDCWPKLFPLNPFFPAGLKTFCAAPTPLRPSIAHKLEPELKKEQTEITECWSSVANITDCVARIVKAFTTAQTGGIGPACCEAVISTIDNNCWAKMFPFNPFFGPLIKSACATSIGDSPSPPSK